Part of the Hemiscyllium ocellatum isolate sHemOce1 chromosome 30, sHemOce1.pat.X.cur, whole genome shotgun sequence genome is shown below.
ATGTTAAACTGAGTGTTTGTCCCTATTCTCAAGTAGATGtaaaaagatcccatggcataaAGAGTAGGAACTCCAGCTCCTCTGCTCCAcctattctttttttcttttttctctattttctggaatttgtttttttctcaAACTTTTAATGATAATCTTATTTGGAGGGGAATGGAGGAGGCGACTCCTGGACTGGAGGCCGGCATGGGAGGCAAGATCCAGACCAGGCTGGTGTGGGATGTGAGAGGTGGCTGCCAGACCAAACTGACATGAGAGGTGAGTCCCTGAGGCAAGAACCTAGACCAGGCCGCTGCGGGATGTGAGTCTCAGATGCAAGTTCTAGACCAGGCCGACATGAGAGGCGAGACCCTGAGGCAAGTTTCAGACCAGGCCGGTGCGGGAGGTCAGTCGCAGAGGTAAGCCCCAGACCAGGCCGATATGGGAGGCGAGTCCCAGACCAGGCCAGTGTTGGAGGTGAGTGTAAGAGGTGAGTCCCGGACCTGGCCAGTGCAGAACGTGAGTCCCAGAGGCATGTTCCAGACCAGGTCCGCGTGGGAGGTGAGTCCTAGTGGCAAGTCCCATATCAGGCCAGCGCAGGAGGCTAGTGTTAGACCAGGCCAGCacgggaggtgagtcccagaggcAAGACCCAGACCAGGCTGGCGTAGGAAGTGAGTCCCAGGGGCAGGCCCTAGACCAGGCCAGTATGGGAGGCAAGTCCCAGCCCAGGCCAATGCGGGAGGCGAGTCCCAGACCAGGCCTGcatgggaaatgagtcccagaggCAAGTTCCAGAACAGGCCTGCGCAGGAGGTGAGCGCCAAAGGCGGATCCCAGACCAAGCTGATCTGGGAGTCAAATGCCAGATAAGGCAAATgcgggaggtgagtcccagaggcAAGCCCCAGACCAGAATGATGCGGGAGGTGAGTTCCAGAGATGGGTCCCAGAGCAGACCAGCGTGAGAGCCGAGTGTCAGAGGCGAGTCCCAGACCAGGCCAGTACGGGAGGCGAGTGACAGACCAGGCCAGCGTGGGAGGAGAGTCCCAGGCCAGCATGGGAGCTAGTGTCAGACCAGGCCAACGCGGGAAGTGAGTGTCAGAGGCGAGTCCCAGGCCAGACCAGCGTGAGAGGCgagtcccaggccaggccaggccagCGCAGGGTTgagtcccaggccaggccaggccagtgCAGGAGGCTAGTGTCAGAGGCAAGTCTCAGACCAGGCCAATGTGGAAGGAGAGACCCAGAGGCAAATCCTAAACCAGGCCAGCGTGGGAGGCGAGTCTCAGACCAAGCCAGTGTGGAGGGTGAGTGCCAGACCAGGCCAGTCTGGGAGGCGAGTCCCAGACTAGGCCAGGGTGGGAGGCGAGTGCCAGACTAGGCCAGGGTGGGAGGCGAGCGCCAGACCAGGCCAGTGTGGGAGGCGAGCGCCAGACCAAGCCAGTGTGGGAGGCGAGTCTCAGACTAGGCCGGTGTGGGAGGTGAGTCTCTGACCAGGCCGGTATGGGAAGCGAGTCTCAGACCAGTCCGGTATGGGAAGCGAGTCTCAGACCAGTCCGGTGTGGGAGGGGAATCTCAGACCAGGCCGGTGTGGGAAGCGAGTCTCAGACCAGGCCGGTATGGGAAGCGAGTCTCAGACCAGTCCGGTGTGGGAGGGGAATCTCAGACCAGGCCGGTGTGGGAAGCGAGTCTCAAACCAGGCCGGTGTGGGAAGCGAGTCTCTGACCAGGCCGGTGTAGGAGGCAAGTCTCAGACAAGGCGGTGTAGGAGGGGAGTCTCAGACCAGGCCGGTATGGGAAGCGAGTCTCAGACCAGGCCGGTGTGGGAGGGGAGTCTCAGACCAGGCCGGTGTGGGAGGGGAGTCTCAGACTAGGTGGTGTAGGAGGCGAGTTTCAGACCAGGCCGGTGTGGAAGGGGAGTCTCAGACCAGGCGGTGTAGGAGGCGAGTTTCAGACCAGGCCGGTGTGGGAGGGGAGTCTCAGACCAGGCCGGTATGGGAGGGGAGTCTCAGACCAGGCCGGTGTAGGAGGCAAGTCTCAGACAAGGCGGTGTAGGAGGGGAGTCTCAGACCAGGCCGGTATGGGAAGCGAGTCTCAGACCAGGCCGGTGTGGGAGGGGAGTCTCAGACCAGGCCGGTGTGGGAGGGGAGTCTCAGACTAGGTGGTGTAGGAGGCGAGTTTCAGACCAGGCCGGTGTGGAAGGGGAGTCTCAGACCAGGCGGTGTAGGAGGCGAGTTTCAGACCAGGCCGGTGTGGGAGGGGAGTCTCAGACCAGGCCGGTATGGGAGGGGAGTCTCAGACCAGGCCAGTGTGGGAGGGGAGTCTCAGACCAGGCCGGTGTGGGAGGCGAATCTCAGACCAGGCGGTGTAGGAGGCGAGTCTCAGACCAGGCCGGTGTGGGAGGGGAGTCTCAGACCAGGCCGGTGTGGGAGGCGAATCTCAGAACAGGCGGTGTAGGAGGTGAGTCTCAGACCAGGCTGGTGTGGGAGGGGAGTCTCAGACCAGGCCGGCATGGAAAGTGGGTCTCAGAGGCAAGTCTTGAACCGGAGGCCGCCGTGGGGAGGTGCGGCCCTTGTGAAATGGAGGCTATGTGCTGGCACTTACTTGGGTGAAAAAAacaatagttcaagtacttttttcctttttttattcttATGCTGGACTTTTACTTATTATTTATTGAATTTTGTACCAAATACTTAAGTATCTGTACCTCGGCATCTTGTACCTAAGAGGGCCCAAAAGCAGTGGCATTGCAAACTTTCACTGCACTCGTGACAATAAAGATAATTCAATTTCATTCACTGATAGAGTAAGGGAGTTTTCCTCAATATCCCAGGCAACATTTATCCCttaatcaacattttaaaaaggacagattatctggtcattgggCTATTACTGTCAGCGGGTGCTTTCTGAGTACCAAATGACTGTCACATTTCTAACATTACTCAGAGACCTCACTTcagaagtatttcattggctgtgaaacGTGGTATGcaaaaaaaatgttctttttctTTTATGTCAAACAGTGATGATTTAGAAAAAAATCTGTTCAATGTTATATAACCAAAACCTGGGCTATGCTGTTTCCTTTACTGACAGTACAGCTTTTCTACGTTGTACAGGATGCTGCCAAATTTGTCCAATTCTGCTGCAAGTCGACTTGCGTCAAGTGCGAAACCAAATGGCAACAGGAGGGCCCAGGGCATAAAGAAGAAAGTTGTGGAATATAAGGCTCAAAGCTTAACAGCAGCATACGCCAAGCCCCTCAAACCACGACCGTTTGAGAGCAGTGGGAGCCGGGTGATTGGTGGCAGAAGTTTCCTTAGAGCTTTTCACGACTTGTTGCTGATCTCTGACTGGAGGCCATCAGAACTCCATTCGCGTTTCTGATGTGAAACTAGGTGAGTCCTTGAGGAACCTTAAGCCCGGCTGGATAACTTTGATTCTGAGTGATGGTCAATTAGTCACCTACTTTGCATTTCTCTTTTCCCCCCATTGTTTTTCATGGAAACCATAATCAGGAAGATGTAAAATATGTGACTCATATCAATATCTATATTTCCACATCGTCGCCCACCAGCACGTCCATCCCCACCTCCCCGAACCCCAAACACTCATGTTTAAAAGAGCACACAGACTCTGACCAAAGTTTTAAGTATTTTTATTCAGTTATCTTTTACTGTCGTTTAAAAGGTACTTGAAAATAGCTGCTATTTTAGACTGTAAAATTCACATCCTTGCGTGCAAATTCCTCCATGATGTCTGTAACCTTCTgccccacacctctctgggttctCTCCGCTCCctcaattctggcctcctgcaCATCATTAGCTGTCAGCATTTCTTCGTTGGCAGCCATACTTTAACTGGCTGGGCTGGAAACAATTCCTTCAAAAAAACTCTCCACACGTCTCTCTCAAGAAGCGAATTCAGACCTGTCTCTTCTATAAAGGTTCTGGTCACCTGTCCTGATGTCTCCTTTTGTAGCTTGGCAGCGAAtcgtgtttgataatgttcctgtgaaatgACTGGGTATTTTACTGTGTCACAGACGCTATATAACTGCAAGACTACAACAACACAAAAGCAAGCCAGCCATACTTCTGGTAAGATCtggtgatggaaagggataaaaTGTAGCTGGAGAAAAATGTGACTAGCTCTTTAATCAATGCATATTATAATGTCGGAAATACATACATTAAGGAATATCTTAACTCACTTTACAGCGATTACCTCAGGCAAATATACAGCACATAAAATATTAACCAATAAAATCCTTATTGACATTTGTTGCAGCTGTTGaacttcaatcatttacttttgtAATTGAAAAGAGAAATATAAACATTGTCTTCTATCTTCCCCTCtatttgaatgagatgcattcattattttatttttggAGCTGAGAATAAACTCAGGGCAACAATTCCATAGTTTtctcaacaaaaacagaaacagatcgacaagaaaggggaaaaaacaaTGAATCTGCTTACATTCCTTCAAGAAGATTTTGTTTGCAGCGACTGCATAAAAATACCTACAGAATTCAGTTCCTATAATGCATTCGCTCAGAATGGTTTGAGCCACAAACTGGAGTTTTATAATTGTGATTTTGTAAGTGAATGGCTTTTAGTTCCTAATTTTCCCGTCAAAGGCCAGAAAATATTTAACATCGTTAGCCAGGCACGTTGAAACAATGAATCTCTGTGGTTCACTGTGTCAAATTTTATGATGCCTTGTAAAATACCTTGGAATCGCTTATATTTAAGTTGCTACAATGCAACTTGTTATTATTTCTACAATTAAAAATCTTTGTGCAAAGGGAAGAATGCATACAATATATGTATACAAGTGCTTGGTTTCTAATTAAAAATAATTCATAAGTCATATGTCTTTAGAgttacacagcacggaaacaggcccatcagctcAACTCGTCCACGCCCACCGGGTTTCCTAAACCGAACTAGTCCAAtttacctgtgtttggcccatacccctctaaacctgtcATATCCaagtacttgtccaaatgtcttttaaatgtgtatGAACAATCAATTTTTTACTCCCCATTTATAAATTGAAAGCTGACAGTGTGACTTCATGATCCGAATACCTCAGAAAAGTGAGGCAAATCAGTCGAGGTTCCTTTTTAATGCAATCATAAAgagtttcttttgttttaaaactcaGTTGTGATTTGGGTTACTTCAGTGTTCAGGTCCTGCCCCCTGGTATAGTGTGATCCCTTGCGGGGCTTGTCCACGCCTAGTCATACTGACTTGTTGACCATCTCGGACGGGGTGCAGGCACAGACTGACTCCCTGTTGGACTTCCTGGCTCGCGTGAAGCTGTTCTGCTCCAGCCTTGAGCGCAAGGGTAAGCAAAACTCCCGGAAACAACGCTTGAAGTTCTCGTCCAGGAAGGCATAGAGCACAGGGTTCAGGCAGCTGTTGGTGTAACCCAGGGCGATGCAGAAATGCCAGCTGGCCGTCACTAAAGGGCTCGGGTTGATCACCACCAGTGTCTTGACAATCACGAAGATGTGGATAGGTGTCCAGCAGATGATGAAGATGGCCACCACGACCAGCACCATCCGCGTGATCCTTCGCAGATTCCTGTCCTTCTCTTTGGAGCCAGAGAGAAGGCGGACGCTTTTCAGACGCAGAATCATCAGGCCGTAGCAGATGGTAATGACCAGGACTGGGATCACGAAGGCAAATATGAAGACACAGATTTTGGTTACGTTGTCCCAGTACCAAGTTGGGGCTGGAAACTGTATGGTACACATCACGTTCCCTGAATCGGAAGAAAAGAAGAAGAGATGCAAATAAATGAGGCTTTTCGCTTTTTAAAATACAAGTACGCATATTCGTGTTTGGAATGCAAACTTGCGAGCagtgtcagtatttattgcccaacctcTCAGTTGTCCTCGAGAAGATAATGGAACATTTGATACTTGGAAAGCAGCAGCCTCTATGGTGTAAGATGTTCCCAAATCTGTGGTTGGATAGGAATTTTAACTGAATATTTATCTTTGCTGAGATATCAGCTTCCAGACCACGAATCCATCTGGGAAAATACCCGTGCGAATGAAAACGATTAACTTGAATTTACATAGAGTCTGTTATatcctcaaggagaaagtgaggactgcagatgctggagatcagagctgaaaatgtgttgctggaaaagcgcagcaggtcaggcagcatccaaggagcagaagaatcaacgtttcgggcatgagcccttcttcaggaatgaggaaagtgtgcccagcaggttaagataaaagatagggacgagggacttgagggaggggcgttggaaatgcgataggtggaaggaggttaaggtgagggtgataggcggagtgtgggtgggggcggagaggtcaggcagaagattgcaggttaggaaggtggtgctaagttcgagggttgggactgagacaaggtgggggggggaggggaaatgaggaaactggagaaatctgagttcatctcttgtggttggagggttcctaggcggaagatgaggcgctcttcctccagctgtcgtgttgctatggtctggcaattgaggagtccaaggaccagcatatccttggtggagtgggagggggagttgaagtgttgagccatggggtggttgggttggttggtccgggcatcctagaggtgttccctgaaacgttctgcaagtaggtggcctgtctccccaatatagaggaggccacatcgggtgcaacggatgcagttaATGATGtttgtgaaggtgcaggtgaatttgtggcggatatggaaggatcccttggggccttggagggaagtaaggggggaggtgtgggcgcaagttttgcatttcttgcggttgcaggggaaagtgccgggtgtggaggttgggttgatgggggatgtggacctgacgaggaagtcacggagggagtggtcttttcggaacgctgataggggaggggagggaaatatatccctggtggtggggtccgtttggaggtggcggaaatggcgactaatgatatgatgtatatggaggttggtggggtggtaggtgaggaccagtggggttctgtcctggtggcgattggaggggcagggctcaaaggcggaggagcgggaagtggaggagatgcagtggagggcatcgtcgatcacgtctggggggacattgcggtctttgaagaaggaggtcatctgggttgtacggtattggaactggtcctcctgggagcagatgtggcggagacgaaggagttgggaatatgggatggcgtttttacagggggcagggtgggaggaggtgtagtctaggtagctgtgggagtcgtcggtttatagtaaatgtccgtgttgattcggtcgcccgagatagaaatggagaggtctaggaaggggagggaggagtctgagatggtccaggtaaatttgaggtcgtggtggaaagtgttggtaaagtggatgaactgttcaacctcctcatgggagcacgaggaagcaccgatacagtcatcgatacaGTCgacgcagctacactggcaccaccccccaccttttcctctgctacatcaatggTCAATGGTCTACAGTTCCTTGACTTTAACTTACCACCagtcttaaataatggcacctcattgtccaatcttccagcacctcacctgtggctattgatgatacaaatatcttgtcaaggggcccagcaattacttccctagctttccacaacgttctggggtacatctgatcaggtcctggtgatttatgcGTCGTAAGACATCCAATACCTCTGCCTTTATAATATGGACAGTTTTCTTGCTCAGAGAAAACAGGTTCACTTGCATGAGGAATAATTTTTCTGGTCCTCAGTCAATTTTGCATTGTAAagtacagcaggaggccattcagccccacgtgCATCTGCTAGCTCTTTGAGAGTGCTATCCTCTTCTCTCGCCCTATCCCTGTGATCTCGTAAAACAAATTTCAGTCTAGAGATTGCTTATTTCCCTTTGGATAATTAGGATTAAATCTGCTTCCATctccctttcaggcagtgcattccagattgtaACTTGCGGCACAGAAAAATAAAGCTACACATCgctgttctgtttttttttgctcacTATCTTAAATCTGTGCGGCATTTGGACCCTCTATCTTTGGAGGCAGCTTCCTCATGAATCgttgttttaaaacctccaggaTTCTGAATACCCCACTTAACTCACCT
Proteins encoded:
- the oprd1b gene encoding opioid receptor, delta 1b, with protein sequence MYGIVRYTKMKTATNIYIFNLALADALATSTLPFQSAKYLMETWPFGELLCKTVLSIDYYNMFTSIFTLTMMSVDRYIAVCHPVKALDFRTPTNAKIVNVCVWLLSSAIGVPVMVMAVTKPGDKGNVMCTIQFPAPTWYWDNVTKICVFIFAFVIPVLVITICYGLMILRLKSVRLLSGSKEKDRNLRRITRMVLVVVAIFIICWTPIHIFVIVKTLVVINPSPLVTASWHFCIALGYTNSCLNPVLYAFLDENFKRCFREFCLPLRSRLEQNSFTRARKSNRESVCACTPSEMVNKSV